In Opisthocomus hoazin isolate bOpiHoa1 chromosome 3, bOpiHoa1.hap1, whole genome shotgun sequence, a genomic segment contains:
- the LOC142360743 gene encoding transcription factor SOX-17-like: MSSPDAGYASSDDQAQGRCSLPTMMPGVGPCPWAEALSPRGEAKAKGEAAAAGPAGGRSKSEARIRRPMNAFMVWAKDERKRLAQQNPDLHNAELSKMLGKSWKALSLSEKRPFVEEAERLRVQHMQDHPNYKYRPRRRKQVKRLKRAESGFPQHGGLAEPAGPGLGGERMCAEGPGLPYAEQGYAAALAGAGPFRDCPPLGAAFDGYGLPTPDPSPLDAAESEAPFLAAGLREECALGPYGYGPQPAAAEYPPAAGESPAGAALRRHLPPGEALGPGGSLQALLGCPAPPPPHAYYGPACPPPGPGRGLPPPPPPPPSPPPEAGPCREALEHLPPEELLGEVDRAEFEQYLRFACKPELGLPFAGPEAAGLAAPEGAGPVSAAVPDAGPAVYYCGYPGV, translated from the exons aTGAGCAGCCCCGATGCGGGCTACGCCAGCAGCGACGACCAGGCGCAGGGGCGGTGCTCGCTGCCCACCATGATGCCGGGCGTGGGCCCCTGCCCCTGGGCGGAGGCGCTGAGCCCGCGGGGCGAGGCGAAGGCGaagggcgaggcggcggcggcggggccggcgggcggccgGAGCAAGAGCGAGGCGCGGATCCGGCGGCCGATGAACGCCTTCATGGTGTGGGCGAAGGACGAGCGCAAGCGGCTGGCGCAGCAGAACCCGGACCTGCACAACGCCGAGctcagcaagatgctgg GTAAATCGTGGAAGGCGCTGTCGCTGTCGGAGAAGCGGCCGTTCGTGGAGGAGGCGGAGCGGCTGCGGGTGCAGCACATGCAGGACCACCCCAACTACAAGTACCGGCCGCGGCGGCGGAAGCAGGTGAAGCGGCTGAAGCGGGCGGAGAGCGGCTTCCCGCAGCACGGCGGGCtggcggagccggcggggcccgggctggGCGGCGAGAGGATGTGCGCCGAGGGCCCGGGCCTGCCCTACGCCGAGCAGGGCTACGCGGCGGCGCTGGCGGGGGCGGGCCCGTTCCGGGACTGTCCGCCGCTGGGCGCCGCGTTCGACGGCTACGGGCTGCCGACGCCGGACCCGTCCCCGCTGGACGCGGCGGAGAGCGAGGCGCCGTTcctggcggcggggctgcgggaggagtgCGCGCTGGGGCCCTACGGCTACGGCCCGCAGCCGGCGGCGGCCGAGtacccgccggcggcgggcgagaGCCCTGCGGGCGCCGCGCTGCGCCGGCACCTGCCGCCCGGCGAGGCGCTGGGCCCGGGCGGCTCGCTGCAGGCGCTGCTGggctgcccggcgccgccgccgccgcacgccTACTACGGGCCGGCgtgcccgccgccgggcccggggcgcggccttccccccccgccgccgccgccgccgtcgccgccgcccgaggcggggccgtgccgggaggcgctggagcacttgccgccggaggagctgctgggcgaGGTGGACCGCGCCGAGTTCGAGCAGTACCTGCGCTTCGCCTGCAAGCCCGAGCTGGGGCTGCCCTTCGCGGGCCCCGAGGCCGCCGGGCTGGCGGCGCCCGAGGGCGCGGGGCCCGTGTCGGCCGCCGTGCCGGACGCCGGCCCCGCCGTCTACTACTGCGGCTACCCCGGCGTGTGA
- the LOC142360744 gene encoding transcription factor SOX-17-like produces MSSPDAGYASSDDQAQGRCSLPTMMPGVGPCPWAEALSPRGEAKAKGEAAAAGPAGGRSKSEARIRRPMNAFMVWAKDERKRLAQQNPDLHNAELSKMLGKSWKALSLSEKRPFVEEAERLRVQHMQDHPNYKYRPRRRKQVKRLKRAESGFPQHGGLAEPAGPGLGGERMCAEGPGLSYAEQGYAAALAGAGPFRDCPPLGAAFDGYGLPTPDPSPLDAAESEAPFLAAGLREECALGPYGYGPQPAAAEYPPAAGESPAGAALRRHLPPGEALGPGGSLQALLGCPAPPPPHAYYGPACPPPGPGRGLPPPPPPPPSPPPEAGPCREALEHLPPEELLGEVDRAEFEQYLRFACKPELGLPFAGPEAAGLAAPEGAGPVSAAVPDAGPAVYYCGYPGV; encoded by the exons ATGAGCAGCCCCGATGCGGGCTACGCCAGCAGCGACGACCAGGCGCAGGGGCGGTGCTCGCTGCCCACCATGATGCCGGGCGTGGGCCCCTGCCCCTGGGCGGAGGCGCTGAGCCCGCGGGGCGAGGCGAAGGCGaagggcgaggcggcggcggcggggccggcgggcggccgGAGCAAGAGCGAGGCGCGGATCCGGCGGCCGATGAACGCCTTCATGGTGTGGGCGAAGGACGAGCGCAAGCGGCTGGCGCAGCAGAACCCGGACCTGCACAACGCCGAGctcagcaagatgctgg GTAAATCGTGGAAGGCGCTGTCGCTGTCGGAGAAGCGGCCGTTCGTGGAGGAGGCGGAGCGGCTGCGGGTGCAGCACATGCAGGACCACCCCAACTACAAGTACCGGCCGCGGCGGCGGAAGCAGGTGAAGCGGCTGAAGCGGGCGGAGAGCGGCTTCCCGCAGCACGGCGGGCtggcggagccggcggggcccgggctggGCGGCGAGAGGATGTGCGCCGAGGGCCCGGGCCTGTCCTACGCCGAGCAGGGCTACGCGGCGGCGCTGGCGGGCGCGGGCCCGTTCCGGGACTGTCCGCCGCTGGGCGCCGCGTTCGACGGCTACGGGCTGCCGACGCCGGACCCGTCCCCGCTGGACGCGGCGGAGAGCGAGGCGCCGTTcctggcggcggggctgcgggaggagtgCGCGCTGGGGCCCTACGGCTACGGCCCGCAGCCGGCGGCGGCCGAGtacccgccggcggcgggcgagaGCCCTGCGGGCGCCGCGCTGCGCCGGCACCTGCCGCCCGGCGAGGCGCTGGGCCCGGGCGGCTCGCTGCAGGCGCTGCTGggctgcccggcgccgccgccgccgcacgccTACTACGGGCCGGCgtgcccgccgccgggcccggggcgcggccttccccccccgccgccgccgccgccgtcgccgccgcccgaggcggggccgtgccgggaggcgctggagcacttgccgccggaggagctgctgggcgaGGTGGACCGCGCCGAGTTCGAGCAGTACCTGCGCTTCGCCTGCAAGCCCGAGCTGGGGCTGCCCTTCGCGGGCCCCGAGGCCGCCGGGCTGGCGGCGCCCGAGGGCGCGGGGCCCGTGTCGGCCGCCGTGCCGGACGCCGGCCCCGCCGTCTACTACTGCGGCTACCCCGGCGTGTGA